The Verrucomicrobiota bacterium genome window below encodes:
- a CDS encoding FAD:protein FMN transferase — MPHVALARNAMATRFEMILHGADESRLRAAGEEALAEIERIEAQLSFYRPTSEVSRLNAHAADAPVRVDPELFRLLRHALQLARETGGAFDLTVAPLMRAWGFTRSTGQCPDPRTLAEAKACTGWRNVELDERESTVRFARPGVMLDLGALGKGHALGRAAEILREDGVTSALIHGGTSTACAIGSTPDGEPWKVAIERPRPPGTPPPAGPAGLLATVPLRDESLSVSAVWGKSFTVDARVFGHVIDPRTGEPAQGALLAAVALPSAAETDAFSTALLTAGPQGHDALAALRPGMKTLLLTECRSGGGLAVASKGIETSPG; from the coding sequence ATGCCCCACGTCGCCCTCGCCCGTAACGCGATGGCGACGCGCTTTGAGATGATCCTCCACGGCGCGGACGAGTCCCGCCTGCGCGCCGCGGGCGAGGAGGCGCTCGCCGAAATCGAGCGCATCGAGGCGCAGCTCAGCTTTTACCGGCCGACAAGCGAGGTTTCACGGCTCAATGCGCATGCCGCGGATGCCCCCGTCCGCGTGGACCCGGAACTCTTCCGATTGCTGCGCCACGCCTTGCAACTCGCGCGCGAAACCGGCGGCGCCTTCGACCTCACCGTCGCCCCGCTCATGCGCGCGTGGGGGTTCACGCGCAGCACCGGGCAATGCCCCGACCCGCGCACGCTCGCCGAGGCGAAAGCCTGCACCGGCTGGCGGAATGTCGAACTCGACGAACGCGAGTCCACGGTTCGCTTCGCGCGCCCTGGCGTGATGCTCGACCTCGGCGCCCTCGGCAAGGGACATGCCCTCGGGCGCGCCGCCGAGATTCTCCGCGAGGATGGCGTCACGAGCGCACTGATCCACGGCGGCACCAGCACCGCGTGCGCGATTGGTTCGACTCCTGATGGCGAACCCTGGAAAGTCGCGATCGAACGGCCGCGTCCGCCCGGCACACCGCCGCCCGCCGGGCCCGCGGGCCTGCTCGCCACCGTTCCGCTGCGCGACGAGTCCCTCTCGGTCTCAGCCGTGTGGGGCAAATCCTTCACCGTGGACGCGCGCGTCTTTGGCCACGTGATCGACCCGCGCACGGGCGAGCCGGCGCAGGGCGCGTTGCTGGCTGCCGTCGCACTGCCTTCCGCGGCGGAAACAGATGCGTTCTCCACCGCACTGCTTACGGCCGGCCCGCAGGGTCACGATGCCCTCGCCGCGCTCCGGCCGGGAATGAAAACGTTGCTCCTCACCGAATGCCGCAGCGGGGGTGGACTGGCCGTCGCCTCGAAGGGAATCGAGACCAGCCCCGGATAA
- a CDS encoding Gfo/Idh/MocA family oxidoreductase, translating into MNSNPTPSSGTRREFFKTAAVAAASVGVLKTPVYGQNQAPSANVKGANDKVAIGYIGIGGYPSNCPGMGLGHIRQHVPKAAELNIGMAAVCDLWTVRNDKAKEVIGNGAVQTCTDYRRILERKDIDAVLIATHDVWHARCSIEAMEAGKHVYCEKPMTRYLGEAFEVYDAVRRTGKVFQVGAQGTSAGGWHEAAKIIKSGKLGKLIWGRGAYLRNNPKGEWNYSTPDGAQSIDWNAWLGPVKHKPAKFNADHFFRWRKHYPYCGGLLSDLVPHRLHPLMLASGNPEFPRRVVCLGTRHVESDKNTPGAEMRSVPEYVQLTAEFPSGYMLVVNSSSVSGKVPGFSIFGHNATLDLADPGNAVEMIPERHKADELDAISLKGLQPENQVVHAKNWLDCIRNGGTPNGNIDLAVKVQTVISLAEMSDRLGVMCYFDAKTRKVTDAAGKEIKALTYGSTKES; encoded by the coding sequence ATGAACTCGAATCCAACCCCCAGCTCCGGCACCCGCCGCGAGTTTTTTAAGACCGCCGCCGTCGCCGCCGCGTCCGTCGGCGTGCTCAAGACGCCGGTTTACGGCCAGAACCAAGCCCCGTCCGCAAACGTGAAGGGCGCCAACGACAAGGTCGCCATCGGCTACATCGGCATCGGCGGCTATCCTTCCAACTGCCCCGGCATGGGGCTTGGCCACATCCGCCAGCACGTTCCGAAGGCCGCGGAGCTCAACATCGGCATGGCCGCTGTGTGCGACCTGTGGACGGTCCGAAACGACAAGGCCAAGGAAGTCATCGGCAACGGTGCCGTGCAGACGTGCACCGACTACCGCCGCATTCTCGAGCGGAAGGACATCGACGCCGTGCTCATCGCCACGCACGACGTGTGGCACGCGCGTTGTTCCATCGAGGCGATGGAAGCCGGCAAGCACGTCTATTGCGAGAAGCCCATGACCCGCTACCTCGGCGAGGCGTTCGAGGTTTACGATGCGGTGCGACGCACGGGCAAAGTCTTCCAGGTCGGCGCGCAAGGCACCTCCGCCGGCGGCTGGCACGAAGCCGCGAAGATTATCAAGAGCGGCAAGCTCGGCAAACTCATCTGGGGCCGCGGCGCCTACCTGCGCAACAACCCGAAGGGCGAATGGAACTACTCCACACCCGACGGCGCGCAGAGCATTGACTGGAACGCCTGGCTCGGCCCGGTGAAGCACAAGCCCGCCAAGTTCAACGCCGACCACTTCTTCCGGTGGCGCAAACATTACCCGTATTGCGGCGGGTTGCTCAGCGACCTCGTCCCGCACCGGTTGCACCCGCTCATGCTGGCCTCGGGCAATCCCGAGTTCCCCCGCCGCGTCGTGTGCCTCGGCACGCGCCACGTCGAGTCGGACAAGAACACGCCCGGTGCCGAGATGCGCAGCGTGCCCGAATACGTGCAGCTCACCGCGGAGTTCCCGAGCGGCTACATGCTCGTCGTCAACTCCAGCTCCGTCAGCGGCAAGGTGCCGGGTTTCTCCATCTTCGGCCACAACGCCACGCTCGACCTGGCCGACCCCGGCAACGCCGTCGAAATGATCCCCGAGCGCCACAAGGCCGACGAACTCGACGCCATCTCGCTCAAGGGCCTCCAGCCCGAGAACCAGGTCGTCCACGCCAAGAACTGGCTCGACTGCATCCGCAACGGCGGCACGCCCAACGGCAACATCGACCTCGCCGTGAAGGTGCAGACCGTCATCTCGCTCGCCGAGATGTCCGACCGCCTCGGCGTGATGTGCTACTTCGACGCCAAGACCCGCAAGGTCACCGACGCCGCCGGCAAGGAAATCAAGGCGCTCACCTACGGCTCGACCAAGGAGTCGTAA
- a CDS encoding pyrrolo-quinoline quinone, whose product MHSLFRASRWIALLVLVSTTARLAADDWPQWLGPGRDAVWRERGILERFPAGGPKVRWRAPVNPGFSGPAVAGGRVFVTDRKLAKGAKVNEEDPFDLSVVAGSERVLCLDEGTGKPLWQHEYSAAYGVSYNSGPRATPVAGGSRVFTLGTEGDLLCLDAKDGRVVWSRQFKKDFGVKTPLWGFAAHPLLDGDKLICLVGGAGSVVVAFHKDTGKELWRALTAKDPGYAPPVIIESGGRRQLIIWHPGALSALDPATGQVFWSVPQNIRQNVSITMPRHAGDLLYVSSFYNGSLMVKLDARQPAGTVLWETKKVSEKDTTHLNALMTTPFVEGGHIYGVCNHGQFRALDATTGGRVWENLDLVAKGEELECGNAHIVKNGDRFFLFAENGDLILATLSPAGAKELSRTKLIAPTFSYQGRDVAWAHPAFANGHILARNDKEILSVDLRK is encoded by the coding sequence ATGCACTCCTTGTTTCGCGCCTCGCGATGGATCGCCTTGCTGGTTTTGGTTTCGACCACCGCGCGCCTCGCGGCCGACGACTGGCCGCAGTGGCTCGGTCCGGGGCGCGACGCCGTGTGGCGCGAGCGGGGCATCCTCGAGCGCTTCCCAGCGGGAGGGCCGAAGGTCCGCTGGCGCGCGCCGGTCAATCCGGGTTTCTCCGGCCCGGCCGTCGCGGGAGGCCGCGTCTTCGTGACCGACCGCAAGCTGGCCAAGGGCGCGAAGGTGAACGAGGAGGATCCGTTCGACTTGAGCGTGGTGGCGGGCTCCGAGCGCGTGCTGTGTCTGGACGAGGGCACGGGCAAGCCGCTCTGGCAGCACGAATACTCGGCGGCCTACGGCGTAAGTTACAATTCCGGCCCGCGCGCCACGCCGGTGGCCGGCGGGAGCCGCGTGTTTACGCTCGGCACCGAGGGCGACCTGTTGTGCCTCGACGCGAAGGACGGCAGGGTCGTCTGGTCGCGGCAGTTCAAGAAGGACTTCGGCGTGAAGACGCCGCTGTGGGGCTTCGCCGCGCATCCGTTGCTCGACGGCGACAAGCTCATCTGCCTTGTGGGCGGCGCTGGCAGCGTGGTCGTCGCGTTCCACAAGGACACCGGCAAGGAACTCTGGCGCGCGCTCACGGCGAAGGATCCCGGTTATGCGCCGCCCGTGATCATCGAGTCCGGCGGGCGCCGGCAACTCATCATCTGGCATCCCGGCGCGCTCAGCGCGCTGGACCCGGCGACGGGGCAGGTGTTTTGGAGCGTGCCGCAGAACATCCGGCAGAACGTCTCCATCACCATGCCGCGCCACGCGGGCGACCTGCTTTACGTGTCCTCGTTCTACAACGGTTCGCTCATGGTGAAGCTCGACGCGCGCCAGCCCGCCGGCACGGTGCTGTGGGAGACGAAGAAGGTGAGCGAGAAGGACACCACGCACTTGAACGCGCTCATGACCACGCCGTTTGTCGAGGGCGGCCACATCTACGGCGTGTGCAACCACGGGCAGTTCCGCGCGCTCGACGCCACGACCGGGGGGCGCGTATGGGAAAACCTCGATCTCGTGGCCAAGGGCGAGGAACTCGAGTGCGGCAACGCGCACATCGTCAAGAACGGCGACCGCTTCTTCCTCTTCGCGGAGAACGGCGACCTCATCCTCGCCACGCTCAGCCCCGCGGGCGCGAAGGAACTCAGCCGCACCAAACTCATCGCGCCGACCTTTTCGTATCAGGGCCGCGACGTGGCGTGGGCGCACCCGGCGTTCGCCAACGGGCACATCCTCGCGCGGAACGACAAGGAGATCCTCTCCGTGGACTTGCGGAAGTGA
- a CDS encoding SDR family oxidoreductase yields MSIAIDLTGTVALVTGASQGIGAQIARTLHAAGATIVLNHPGLAATGADAGRIAAGLNAARPGSADVFAADVAVADAVRAMMQSVKQRRGGLDFLVNNAAILRDRTLSKMSLDEWHAVVGVNLTGVFHCCKFGLEVMRDGGAIVSLGSIAALQGFFGQANYASAKAGVQAMMRVLSRETARRGIRVNAIAPGVVDTAMAATIPESVRAEMLKNIPLGRLGSTSEVANVALFLCSPLSSYMTGQTLEVNGGWRG; encoded by the coding sequence ATGAGCATCGCCATCGACCTCACCGGCACGGTCGCGCTCGTCACCGGCGCATCCCAGGGCATCGGCGCGCAGATCGCGCGCACGCTGCACGCCGCGGGCGCGACGATTGTGCTCAATCATCCCGGCCTCGCCGCCACGGGCGCGGACGCCGGTCGCATCGCCGCTGGATTGAACGCGGCCCGGCCCGGCAGCGCGGATGTATTCGCGGCCGATGTCGCCGTGGCCGACGCGGTACGCGCCATGATGCAGTCGGTCAAGCAACGGCGCGGCGGGCTCGACTTCCTCGTCAACAACGCCGCGATCCTCCGCGACCGCACCCTTTCCAAGATGTCGCTCGACGAATGGCACGCGGTGGTGGGGGTGAACCTCACGGGCGTCTTTCATTGCTGCAAATTCGGCCTCGAAGTGATGCGCGACGGCGGCGCCATCGTGAGCCTGGGCAGCATCGCGGCGCTCCAGGGCTTCTTCGGACAGGCCAACTACGCCTCCGCGAAAGCCGGCGTGCAGGCGATGATGCGCGTGCTCAGCCGCGAGACCGCGCGCCGCGGCATCCGCGTCAACGCCATCGCGCCCGGCGTGGTGGACACCGCGATGGCCGCGACCATTCCGGAGTCCGTGCGCGCCGAGATGCTGAAAAACATCCCGCTCGGCAGGCTTGGTTCCACTTCGGAAGTCGCCAACGTCGCGCTCTTCCTCTGCTCGCCGCTGTCGAGCTACATGACGGGGCAGACGCTCGAAGTCAACGGAGGCTGGCGCGGGTGA
- a CDS encoding acyl CoA:acetate/3-ketoacid CoA transferase: protein MRAPARIVTADEAVAAIPSGATVAVGGFVGAGHPEALTAALEAHFLRTGAPRDLTLVYCAGQGDRGERGLNHLAHRGLLKRVVGGHWDLAPKLGRMVLANDIEGYNLPQGVLCALLREIAARRPGIFTKAGMNTFIDPAHGGGRLNARTTEPLVERVRLDDGDWLRYRSFPVHVGLIRATTADARGNLTLEREALIGEVLPIAQAAKNHGGIVLAQVEHLIDRIADPKSVRVPGILVDFVVESPGHGHEQTFGESFNESYVTSTPGAAMAAARLPAERRIIGLRALMEIRRGDIVNLGIGAPEAVAAVAAQAGRLGEFTLTLESGPIGGVPAGGLSFGCSAHPEAVVDQPAQFDFYDGGGLDVAVLGALEVDAEGSVNVSTMGGGRFAGVGGFVNITHSAKRVVFACPFRAAGLEVEARDGLLRIVREGAKAKFVRRVAQVCFHGPSALARGQRVLYVTERAVFELREDGLHLVEAAPGIDLAGDVSGRMEFPARISSPGRMPGACFAP from the coding sequence ATGAGGGCTCCCGCGCGCATCGTCACCGCGGATGAAGCCGTGGCCGCGATTCCGTCCGGCGCGACCGTGGCCGTCGGCGGTTTCGTCGGCGCGGGACATCCGGAAGCGCTGACGGCCGCGCTCGAGGCGCACTTTCTCCGCACCGGCGCGCCGCGCGACCTCACGCTCGTGTATTGCGCCGGCCAGGGCGACCGCGGGGAGCGCGGACTGAACCACCTCGCGCATCGCGGGTTGTTGAAGCGCGTCGTCGGCGGCCATTGGGATCTCGCGCCGAAGCTCGGCCGGATGGTTCTCGCGAACGACATCGAGGGCTACAACCTCCCGCAGGGCGTGCTCTGCGCGCTGCTTCGCGAGATCGCCGCCAGGCGCCCCGGCATCTTCACGAAGGCCGGCATGAACACGTTCATCGACCCCGCCCACGGCGGCGGCCGGTTGAATGCTCGAACCACCGAGCCCCTCGTCGAGCGCGTCCGCCTCGATGACGGCGACTGGCTCCGCTACCGGTCATTCCCGGTGCATGTCGGCCTGATTCGTGCGACGACTGCGGACGCGCGCGGCAACCTCACGCTCGAACGCGAGGCGCTCATCGGCGAAGTCCTGCCCATCGCGCAGGCCGCGAAAAATCACGGCGGCATTGTCCTGGCCCAAGTCGAGCACCTCATCGATCGCATCGCGGACCCGAAGTCCGTGCGCGTGCCGGGCATCCTCGTGGACTTCGTCGTCGAATCCCCCGGACACGGGCACGAGCAGACATTTGGGGAGAGCTTCAACGAAAGCTATGTGACGAGCACGCCGGGCGCGGCCATGGCGGCGGCCAGACTTCCCGCCGAGCGGAGAATCATCGGCCTGCGCGCCCTCATGGAAATCCGGCGCGGCGACATCGTAAACCTCGGCATCGGCGCGCCCGAGGCCGTCGCGGCCGTCGCGGCGCAGGCCGGCCGGCTAGGCGAATTCACGCTCACGCTCGAAAGCGGGCCCATCGGCGGCGTGCCCGCGGGCGGGCTCAGCTTCGGTTGCAGCGCGCATCCCGAGGCGGTGGTGGACCAGCCGGCGCAGTTTGATTTCTACGACGGCGGCGGACTGGACGTGGCCGTGCTCGGCGCGCTCGAGGTGGACGCGGAAGGCAGCGTGAACGTGAGCACGATGGGCGGCGGCAGGTTCGCGGGCGTCGGCGGGTTTGTGAACATCACCCACAGCGCGAAGCGCGTGGTCTTTGCGTGTCCGTTCCGCGCGGCCGGCCTCGAGGTCGAGGCGCGCGACGGCTTGCTGCGCATCGTGCGCGAAGGCGCGAAGGCGAAGTTCGTCCGGCGCGTGGCGCAAGTGTGCTTCCACGGACCCTCCGCGCTCGCGCGCGGGCAGCGTGTGCTCTACGTCACGGAGCGCGCCGTGTTCGAATTGCGCGAAGATGGCCTGCACCTGGTCGAAGCCGCGCCCGGCATCGACCTCGCCGGGGACGTGTCGGGGCGGATGGAGTTTCCCGCCCGGATTTCGTCGCCGGGCCGGATGCCCGGGGCGTGCTTCGCGCCGTGA
- a CDS encoding DUF1501 domain-containing protein: protein MNTHPAFPCQRLAPLFTRRDALKGVSCGFGYLAFAGIATRAAAADKPLAPKQPHFAAKAKRVIFLCMRGGPSHVDTFDYKPKLVADDGKPGSRPGSTWMAPRWKFAQHGKSGLWISELFPSLAAHADEMCLVRSMHTDLPAHPQAFLRLHTGSSQFVRPSLGAWTLYGLGTENENLPGFITITPPSGFGGAQNYGSSFLPAIYQGTRIGADNRPIAQAEVKNIKPPVTTAAQRLELDLVQTLNREALRRDPNNTEIEGVIESYELAFRMQTQIPGLMDLTKESDATKKLYGLGTNATDDFGRKCLLARRYLEAGVRFVEICHGNWDQHFGLTRALENNCTAIDKPIAGLFADLKQRGLLKDTLIVWGGEFGRTPYAQGSDGRDHNNKGFTLWMAGGGVKGGTSHGSTDDHGAEAVQGKVHIHDWHATMLHLLGLDHEKLTYRYAGRDFRLTDVKGEVVKGVIA from the coding sequence ATGAACACACATCCGGCATTCCCCTGCCAGCGCCTCGCGCCCTTGTTCACGCGGCGCGACGCGCTCAAGGGCGTCTCCTGCGGCTTCGGCTATCTCGCCTTCGCCGGCATCGCCACGCGCGCGGCGGCGGCCGACAAGCCGCTCGCGCCCAAGCAGCCGCACTTCGCCGCGAAAGCGAAGCGAGTCATCTTCCTCTGCATGCGCGGCGGGCCGTCGCATGTGGACACGTTCGACTACAAGCCCAAGCTCGTCGCCGATGACGGCAAGCCCGGCTCGCGCCCCGGCAGCACGTGGATGGCGCCGAGGTGGAAGTTCGCGCAGCACGGCAAGTCCGGCCTGTGGATTTCCGAGCTGTTTCCGAGCCTCGCCGCGCACGCGGACGAGATGTGCCTTGTGCGCTCGATGCACACGGATCTGCCCGCGCATCCGCAGGCGTTCCTGCGGCTGCACACGGGCAGCTCGCAGTTCGTGCGGCCGTCGCTTGGCGCGTGGACGCTCTACGGGCTCGGCACGGAGAACGAAAACCTGCCCGGCTTCATCACGATCACGCCTCCGTCGGGATTTGGCGGCGCGCAGAATTACGGCAGTTCCTTCCTGCCCGCGATCTACCAGGGCACGCGCATCGGCGCGGACAACCGGCCCATCGCGCAGGCCGAGGTGAAGAACATCAAGCCGCCCGTCACCACCGCGGCGCAGCGGCTCGAACTCGACCTCGTGCAGACGCTGAACCGCGAGGCGCTTCGTCGCGATCCGAACAACACGGAGATCGAGGGCGTGATCGAGAGCTACGAACTCGCGTTCCGCATGCAGACGCAGATCCCCGGCCTGATGGACCTGACGAAGGAGAGCGACGCGACCAAGAAACTCTACGGCCTCGGCACGAACGCGACGGACGACTTCGGGCGCAAGTGCCTGCTCGCGCGGCGCTATCTCGAGGCGGGCGTGCGCTTCGTGGAGATTTGCCATGGCAACTGGGACCAGCACTTCGGCCTCACGCGCGCGCTCGAGAACAACTGCACCGCGATTGACAAACCCATCGCCGGGCTGTTCGCTGACCTCAAGCAGCGCGGCCTGCTCAAGGACACGCTGATCGTGTGGGGAGGCGAGTTTGGCCGCACGCCGTATGCGCAGGGCAGCGACGGCCGCGACCACAACAACAAGGGCTTCACGCTCTGGATGGCGGGTGGCGGCGTGAAGGGCGGCACGAGCCACGGCTCGACCGACGACCACGGCGCCGAGGCGGTGCAGGGCAAGGTGCACATCCATGACTGGCACGCGACGATGCTGCACCTGCTCGGGCTCGACCATGAGAAGCTCACCTACCGCTACGCCGGCCGGGACTTCCGGCTCACAGACGTGAAGGGCGAAGTGGTGAAGGGCGTGATCGCATAG
- a CDS encoding DUF1549 domain-containing protein, which produces MNLKSLSLCLALGLAAPLLVLAQQQKGPTFGPKGIQKGAPGDPDGAFRLLDSNRDGRVDKAEFGRIAEISPRFSGQRDGLDAIFQSLDKNGDKQLTLDEYRGVTALQLAGKRMLDDPTKKASTATAPTTTASNERAPTAEESRFFESKIRPVLADKCYKCHSAAEGSKVKGGLALDSREGTRKGGDSGPAVVPGNPRRSLLLDAIRYANKDLQMPPEKEGGKLPDTVIKDFEAWIAMGAPDPRAGGVVAKKDYDASKAKDHWAYQPPKKSPVPAVKNTSWPRGDVDRFVLAALESKGLAPVSDADKLTLVRRVYFDLIGLPPSFAEITAFVEDKSPEAFAKVVDKLLASPQFGERWGRHWLDVARYAESSGKDVNVAFPHAWRYRDYVIAAFNADKPYDRFVQEQIAGDLLPATDPRKSAEQIVATGFLAIGTKSMNEQNPRQFYLDVADEQIDTMSQAILGTTIACARCHDHKFDPIAQKDYYALAGIFTSTETRYGTAQGIQNRHATELVELPKGAAAPTLGRAMSADELQKSQKKLADYREQQRGMLGDMAKQKGKGPPTKQDNDPQRQLERLRLIAESGALDAKLKMYDESGQEKALAMGVRDLTASRATAMVGGLQRLGQGRFGGIRPPEFGAIGDASLYTRGDVDKPAEKVARAFPVALTHSTPPRIPAGASGRRELAQWLTDSNNPLTARVYVNRVWGWLFGRGLVDSPDNFGTTGAKPANPPLLDTLAVRFIENGWSTKKLIREIVLSRAYQLSGAFNETNHEADPDNALTWRASTRRLDAECIRDAMLAVSGALDLKPPVGSVVARAGDMPIGGPRLLGLGESQINAEDLHRSVYLPIVRDMVPDTLALFDFPEPSLVSGARETTSVPVQALYMMNSDFVRHRAEQLAQRVTGWKSATTPADAAAQFRERVNVAYWLVFTRPPNANEQQAAADFFTKFNSGPGRGSANSPALQVAAWTGFCRALMASAEFRYLN; this is translated from the coding sequence ATGAACCTGAAGTCTCTCTCCCTCTGCCTCGCCCTCGGCTTGGCGGCACCGCTCCTCGTCCTCGCGCAGCAGCAGAAGGGCCCGACCTTTGGCCCGAAGGGAATCCAGAAGGGCGCGCCCGGCGACCCCGACGGCGCGTTCCGCCTGCTCGACTCAAATCGCGACGGCCGGGTGGACAAGGCCGAGTTCGGCCGCATCGCGGAGATTTCACCGCGCTTCAGCGGCCAGCGTGACGGGCTTGATGCGATCTTCCAGTCGCTCGACAAGAACGGCGACAAGCAACTCACGCTCGACGAATACCGCGGCGTCACCGCGCTCCAGCTTGCCGGCAAGCGCATGCTCGACGACCCGACGAAGAAGGCCTCGACAGCCACGGCTCCGACGACGACGGCGTCCAACGAGCGCGCGCCGACGGCGGAAGAATCGAGGTTCTTCGAGTCGAAGATCCGGCCCGTGCTCGCCGACAAGTGCTACAAGTGCCACTCCGCCGCCGAGGGCAGCAAGGTCAAGGGCGGCCTCGCGCTCGACTCGCGCGAAGGCACGCGCAAGGGCGGCGATTCCGGGCCCGCGGTCGTTCCCGGCAACCCCCGCCGCAGCCTGCTGCTCGACGCGATTCGCTACGCGAACAAGGACCTCCAGATGCCTCCCGAAAAGGAAGGCGGCAAACTCCCGGACACCGTCATCAAGGATTTCGAAGCGTGGATCGCGATGGGCGCGCCCGATCCGCGGGCGGGTGGCGTCGTGGCGAAGAAGGACTACGACGCCTCGAAGGCGAAAGATCACTGGGCTTACCAGCCGCCGAAGAAATCTCCCGTGCCCGCCGTGAAGAACACTTCATGGCCGCGGGGAGACGTTGACCGCTTCGTGCTCGCTGCGCTTGAGTCAAAGGGCCTCGCCCCCGTGTCCGACGCCGACAAGCTCACGCTCGTGCGACGGGTTTACTTCGATTTGATCGGGTTGCCGCCGTCGTTCGCCGAGATCACGGCGTTCGTGGAGGACAAGTCGCCCGAGGCTTTCGCCAAAGTCGTGGACAAGCTGCTCGCGTCTCCGCAATTCGGCGAGCGCTGGGGCCGCCACTGGCTCGACGTCGCGCGCTACGCCGAGTCCTCCGGCAAGGATGTGAACGTGGCCTTCCCGCACGCGTGGCGCTATCGCGACTACGTCATCGCCGCGTTCAACGCCGACAAGCCCTACGACCGCTTCGTGCAGGAGCAGATCGCGGGCGACTTGCTGCCCGCGACGGACCCGCGCAAGAGCGCCGAGCAGATTGTGGCCACCGGATTCCTCGCCATCGGCACCAAGTCCATGAACGAGCAGAACCCGCGGCAGTTCTACCTCGACGTCGCGGACGAGCAGATTGACACGATGTCGCAGGCGATCCTCGGCACGACCATCGCGTGCGCGCGGTGCCACGACCACAAGTTCGACCCCATCGCGCAGAAGGACTACTACGCGCTCGCCGGGATTTTCACGTCCACCGAGACACGCTACGGCACGGCGCAGGGCATCCAGAACCGCCACGCGACCGAGCTCGTCGAGCTTCCGAAGGGCGCCGCCGCGCCGACGCTGGGCCGGGCGATGTCGGCGGACGAATTGCAGAAGTCGCAGAAGAAGCTCGCCGACTATCGCGAGCAGCAGCGCGGCATGTTGGGCGACATGGCGAAGCAGAAAGGCAAAGGCCCGCCAACGAAGCAGGACAACGACCCGCAGCGCCAGCTCGAACGGCTCCGCCTCATCGCCGAGTCCGGCGCGCTCGACGCGAAGCTCAAGATGTATGACGAATCCGGCCAGGAGAAGGCGCTCGCGATGGGCGTGCGCGACCTCACCGCGAGCCGCGCCACGGCGATGGTCGGCGGATTGCAGCGCCTCGGGCAGGGACGCTTCGGCGGCATCCGGCCCCCGGAGTTCGGCGCCATCGGCGACGCATCGCTCTACACGCGCGGCGATGTGGACAAGCCCGCCGAGAAGGTCGCGCGCGCCTTTCCCGTCGCGCTCACGCACTCGACCCCGCCGCGCATCCCCGCGGGCGCGAGCGGGCGGCGGGAACTCGCGCAGTGGCTCACGGACTCGAACAACCCGCTCACCGCCCGCGTGTATGTGAACCGCGTGTGGGGCTGGCTCTTCGGCCGCGGTCTCGTGGATTCACCGGACAACTTCGGCACGACAGGGGCCAAGCCCGCGAACCCGCCGTTGCTCGACACGCTCGCGGTGCGCTTCATCGAGAACGGCTGGTCCACCAAGAAGCTCATCCGCGAGATTGTCCTCAGCCGCGCCTACCAGCTCTCGGGCGCGTTCAACGAAACGAACCATGAGGCCGACCCCGACAACGCGCTGACCTGGCGCGCGAGCACGCGGCGGCTCGACGCCGAGTGCATCCGCGATGCGATGCTCGCGGTGAGCGGCGCCCTCGATCTCAAGCCGCCGGTCGGCTCGGTCGTGGCGCGTGCCGGCGACATGCCCATCGGCGGGCCGCGCCTGCTTGGGCTCGGTGAGTCGCAAATCAACGCGGAGGATCTTCACCGCTCGGTCTATCTGCCGATTGTGCGCGACATGGTGCCGGACACGCTCGCGCTGTTCGACTTCCCCGAGCCGAGCCTCGTGAGCGGCGCACGCGAGACGACCAGTGTGCCCGTGCAGGCGCTCTACATGATGAACAGCGACTTCGTGCGCCACCGCGCCGAGCAGCTTGCGCAGCGCGTGACGGGCTGGAAGTCGGCGACAACTCCGGCCGATGCCGCCGCGCAGTTTCGCGAGCGCGTGAACGTGGCCTACTGGCTGGTGTTCACGCGTCCGCCGAATGCGAACGAGCAGCAGGCCGCGGCGGATTTCTTCACGAAGTTCAACAGCGGCCCCGGCCGGGGCAGCGCGAACAGCCCCGCGCTTCAGGTGGCCGCGTGGACGGGGTTCTGCCGCGCGCTGATGGCGAGCGCGGAGTTTCGCTACTTGAACTAG